The following proteins come from a genomic window of Edaphobacter sp. 4G125:
- a CDS encoding YpdA family putative bacillithiol disulfide reductase, translating into MSEQTAPNDGIFDLAVIGAGPTGMACAIEAQRAGFSVILIDKGCLCNSLFHYPSNMTFFTTPELLEIGDIPFPSPNQKPSRDEALEYYRKVAEHYRLDVRQYETVEKVAGSDGNFTVHTVDRFSRPITHPARKLVVATGYYDLPNYLDIPGEDLNKVSHYYHDPHPYFGLDVLVIGGKNSAAIAALDLWRHGARVTLVHRGPEMHRHVKYWILPDINNRIKNGEITAFFSSRVVRITEDDVTLATPEGERVLPNQFVFALTGYQPDFSFLESLGVRLDESNDRCPACDPATLESNVPGIYLAGVVIAGERTNEIFIENGRFHGKQIATDLLAKNVSAAAFD; encoded by the coding sequence ATGAGTGAGCAAACAGCCCCAAACGATGGGATTTTCGACCTGGCGGTCATTGGAGCCGGCCCTACGGGAATGGCCTGTGCCATTGAGGCACAACGGGCAGGGTTTTCCGTCATCCTGATCGACAAAGGCTGTCTCTGCAACTCGCTCTTTCATTACCCATCCAATATGACCTTCTTCACGACTCCGGAGTTGCTGGAGATCGGAGACATTCCCTTCCCCAGCCCCAACCAAAAGCCCAGTCGCGACGAAGCCCTGGAGTACTACCGCAAAGTTGCCGAACACTATCGTCTGGATGTACGGCAGTACGAGACTGTCGAAAAGGTGGCAGGCAGCGACGGCAACTTTACTGTCCATACGGTCGATCGCTTCAGTCGCCCCATCACGCACCCTGCACGGAAACTGGTCGTCGCTACCGGGTACTATGATCTACCGAATTATCTCGATATTCCAGGCGAGGACCTGAACAAGGTCTCACATTACTATCACGATCCTCACCCATACTTTGGGCTCGATGTATTGGTCATTGGCGGAAAGAACTCCGCGGCAATTGCGGCGCTCGATCTATGGCGGCATGGAGCGCGTGTCACGTTAGTACACCGTGGTCCGGAGATGCACCGGCACGTGAAGTATTGGATTCTTCCGGACATCAACAATCGCATCAAAAACGGGGAGATTACTGCCTTCTTCTCGAGCCGTGTTGTGCGGATCACTGAAGATGACGTTACGCTGGCAACTCCCGAAGGAGAGCGCGTGCTGCCGAACCAGTTTGTTTTCGCGCTGACAGGCTATCAACCGGACTTTAGTTTTCTGGAGTCTCTCGGGGTCCGGTTGGACGAAAGCAATGATCGCTGCCCGGCCTGCGACCCTGCAACACTCGAAAGCAACGTCCCCGGAATCTATCTGGCGGGAGTCGTCATCGCAGGAGAGCGCACCAACGAAATCTTTATCGAGAACGGCCGCTTCCACGGCAAACAGATCGCCACGGACTTGCTCGCCAAGAATGTCTCGGCTGCGGCCTTCGACTGA
- a CDS encoding OmpA family protein, producing MTKETALIKIERRMIPIALVLPGVLFAGCFLSHPARLLAQEMSPMAQQAPPDDNKITKESEGVYLYRVKVVQRDLDAVNYLHRSGSTRIAFKGTPLLPMAKGEAKVTSERGGITIEARFQGLTPANGFGPEYLTYVLWAITPDGRPNNLGEVLPAGTKNDITVTTALQSFGLVVTAEPYFSVTQPSDVVVLENQIIQDKTTGVLEKVNAHYMLLPRGTYAETGGANSVANPITRDEKMPLELYEANNALRIAQQAGAQKYASDIYNEAMLDLRNATDILSGKKPNTRMGITYARQAVQRAEDARLVTLRKQAAERQRNAELAQQQAQAQAQQSALDAAHARAAQAEADAQRARAEAAAAQAQAQAQAANKSADQASEARERLRAQLNSVLATSETARGLIVNMSDVLFDTGKYTLKPTTQLSLAKVSGILQAYPGLKLQVEGYTDSTGSPEFNQKLSENRAGAVRDFLVTQGVSPDNIAATGYGMAKPVADNNTAQGRAKNRRVQLVVSGDAIGVQQKGPDADSTPEPAPTPAPASRGVSNPPQE from the coding sequence GTGACCAAGGAGACTGCATTGATTAAGATCGAACGTCGAATGATTCCTATTGCACTTGTTCTGCCGGGTGTTCTTTTTGCGGGTTGTTTTCTTTCTCATCCGGCAAGACTGCTGGCCCAGGAGATGAGTCCCATGGCGCAGCAGGCGCCCCCGGACGATAACAAGATCACTAAAGAGTCGGAGGGAGTCTATCTCTATCGTGTGAAGGTGGTCCAGCGCGACCTCGATGCCGTGAATTACCTGCATCGCAGCGGATCGACCCGGATCGCCTTCAAAGGGACTCCGCTGCTTCCCATGGCCAAGGGCGAGGCCAAGGTGACGAGCGAACGCGGAGGCATCACCATTGAGGCGCGTTTTCAGGGGTTGACCCCGGCGAATGGATTTGGCCCCGAGTACCTCACTTATGTCCTGTGGGCGATTACGCCGGACGGACGTCCGAATAATCTTGGCGAGGTCCTTCCTGCCGGGACGAAGAATGACATTACAGTTACAACGGCGCTTCAGTCCTTCGGCCTGGTAGTTACGGCGGAGCCCTACTTCTCGGTAACGCAGCCGAGCGACGTGGTGGTGTTGGAGAACCAGATCATCCAGGACAAGACGACCGGCGTACTCGAAAAGGTAAACGCGCACTACATGCTGTTGCCACGCGGAACCTATGCCGAAACCGGCGGAGCCAACTCGGTTGCGAATCCCATCACGCGCGACGAAAAGATGCCGCTTGAGCTCTACGAGGCCAATAACGCTCTTCGGATCGCGCAGCAAGCCGGCGCACAGAAGTATGCCTCCGACATCTACAACGAAGCGATGCTGGATTTGCGGAACGCTACCGACATTCTGTCCGGCAAAAAGCCCAACACCAGAATGGGGATCACCTATGCGCGTCAGGCGGTCCAGCGAGCCGAGGATGCCCGTCTGGTGACGTTGCGTAAGCAGGCAGCCGAACGTCAACGCAATGCCGAGTTGGCCCAGCAGCAAGCCCAGGCGCAGGCGCAGCAGTCCGCACTCGACGCTGCACATGCTCGTGCAGCGCAGGCTGAGGCCGATGCGCAACGTGCGCGAGCTGAAGCGGCAGCAGCGCAAGCTCAAGCACAGGCCCAGGCGGCGAACAAGAGCGCCGATCAGGCGAGTGAAGCTCGCGAACGCCTGCGAGCACAACTCAACAGCGTGCTGGCGACCAGCGAGACGGCCCGCGGACTCATTGTGAACATGTCGGACGTGCTCTTCGATACCGGAAAGTACACGCTCAAACCGACCACGCAGCTCAGTCTTGCGAAGGTTTCCGGGATCCTCCAGGCCTACCCTGGCTTGAAACTGCAGGTCGAGGGATACACGGACAGCACGGGCAGTCCAGAGTTCAACCAGAAGCTCTCGGAAAACCGCGCTGGAGCGGTTCGTGATTTTCTGGTTACGCAGGGGGTTAGCCCAGACAATATTGCCGCCACGGGTTACGGCATGGCTAAGCCGGTGGCGGATAACAACACTGCACAGGGGCGAGCAAAGAACCGCCGTGTCCAGCTGGTCGTCTCAGGCGATGCCATCGGTGTTCAGCAGAAGGGGCCGGATGCGGATTCCACTCCAGAACCGGCTCCAACGCCTGCTCCCGCTTCGCGCGGGGTCTCTAATCCTCCTCAAGAATAA
- a CDS encoding ATP-binding cassette domain-containing protein: protein MIVEIEGLRKVYEGKQRVVAVDGIDLSVREGALYGFLGPNGAGKTTTISICTTRALPTAGRVRIAGIDVVKSPSQARRCIGVVPQYNTLDRACTVFENIHFHCLFFGFSRADAKKRTDHLLEQFHLTERAGAYPAQLSGGLAQRVQIARAIAHHPKVLFLDEPSAGLDPQSRIAMWSAVRNLRQEGITVVLTTHYMEEADELCDRVAIIDHGKILVEDTPAALKNSVGAQRIYELDLRDLQGAPRLLEKIERQPGVSSAEMTSKGVRIFAEGTEGLLSEVVHAANPYGLRDLTITEPSLETVFIRLTGRDLRE from the coding sequence ATGATCGTTGAGATCGAGGGCCTCAGGAAGGTCTACGAAGGCAAGCAACGGGTCGTCGCGGTCGACGGGATTGACCTCTCGGTGCGCGAAGGAGCGTTGTATGGCTTTCTGGGGCCGAATGGGGCGGGGAAGACCACAACCATCAGCATCTGCACGACCCGCGCTCTGCCGACCGCAGGGCGTGTCCGGATCGCAGGGATCGACGTCGTGAAGTCTCCTTCGCAAGCGAGACGTTGTATTGGAGTTGTACCGCAGTACAACACTCTCGATCGTGCCTGCACGGTCTTCGAGAATATTCATTTTCATTGCCTTTTCTTCGGGTTCTCCCGTGCCGATGCCAAAAAGCGTACGGACCACCTGCTTGAGCAGTTTCATCTGACCGAACGTGCAGGAGCTTATCCAGCGCAGCTTTCGGGTGGGCTTGCCCAACGGGTTCAGATCGCCCGTGCGATTGCGCATCATCCGAAGGTCCTTTTCCTGGACGAGCCCAGCGCGGGACTGGATCCGCAGAGCCGCATCGCTATGTGGTCGGCGGTTCGGAACCTCCGTCAGGAGGGGATCACCGTTGTCCTGACGACGCACTATATGGAAGAGGCCGATGAGCTTTGTGACCGGGTCGCCATTATCGATCACGGCAAGATCCTTGTAGAAGATACTCCGGCTGCTTTGAAAAACTCTGTCGGAGCGCAGCGCATCTACGAGCTGGATCTTCGCGATCTGCAGGGAGCACCACGGTTGCTCGAAAAAATTGAGCGCCAGCCCGGGGTCTCGAGCGCGGAGATGACATCCAAAGGAGTACGCATCTTTGCCGAGGGAACCGAAGGGCTGCTCTCCGAGGTCGTGCATGCTGCCAATCCCTATGGCTTGCGCGATTTGACCATCACTGAACCGAGCCTGGAGACGGTCTTTATCCGGCTCACGGGCCGCGACCTTCGCGAGTAG
- a CDS encoding GvpL/GvpF family gas vesicle protein, whose translation MAWYAYCIAERQAFPELCRHRRPMPLAGVTGLFGNQTFLFPASDLAVIVTEHNAEDSARMDQQAQKDHARVIADCFKHSTVLPFRFGTTFQDDDALRRSVRSNQRHFLANVERLRGKAEMHLKVLVDDICPGMIHRDMTVGQQYLSSLRESASRQRERQSKARALSVQMHRMFLPLAEEITCRRMESGKMLLDIAHLIDNKTIERYQNKYTSAMQQMKECQMQLSGPWPPYHFVHRTNTHQHSA comes from the coding sequence ATGGCATGGTACGCCTACTGTATTGCCGAGAGACAGGCTTTTCCGGAACTTTGCCGGCATCGTCGCCCGATGCCGCTGGCCGGGGTGACAGGCTTGTTTGGAAATCAAACCTTTCTTTTTCCAGCCAGTGACTTAGCCGTAATCGTCACTGAGCATAATGCCGAAGACAGCGCCCGGATGGATCAGCAGGCCCAGAAAGACCACGCCCGCGTGATCGCTGACTGTTTCAAGCACTCCACGGTTCTGCCTTTTCGCTTTGGGACGACGTTTCAGGACGACGACGCGCTGCGTCGCTCGGTCCGCTCGAATCAGCGCCACTTTCTTGCCAACGTTGAACGATTGCGGGGCAAGGCCGAGATGCACCTCAAGGTGCTGGTCGACGATATCTGCCCTGGCATGATACATCGCGATATGACGGTGGGCCAGCAATATTTGTCCAGCCTTCGCGAGAGTGCCAGCCGTCAGCGCGAACGCCAATCCAAAGCTCGGGCCCTTTCGGTGCAGATGCACCGAATGTTCCTTCCCCTGGCCGAGGAAATTACCTGCCGCCGCATGGAATCCGGCAAGATGCTTCTCGATATCGCTCACCTGATCGATAACAAGACCATCGAGCGCTACCAGAACAAATACACCTCTGCGATGCAACAGATGAAGGAGTGCCAGATGCAGCTCTCCGGACCGTGGCCCCCATATCACTTTGTTCATCGCACCAATACGCACCAGCACTCGGCTTGA
- a CDS encoding c-type cytochrome, translating into MAKKSNGGGLGKLFLGFVLGVGVVALAGLAYFRLGALPVAVKDAPFPFEKALVQLPLHNRIDGEKKTPPFGISEDVFEGGAKVYHEQCAACHGTPGQDVSFAQHMYPQAPPLWKKHGHRGVVGVSDDDPGETYWKVANGIRLTGMPAFKGVLSDTEMWQVSLLLKNADQGLPDPVLKILQGK; encoded by the coding sequence ATGGCGAAGAAAAGCAACGGCGGAGGTCTGGGAAAACTGTTCTTGGGGTTTGTCCTGGGCGTGGGAGTAGTTGCACTCGCGGGTTTGGCTTATTTCCGCTTGGGTGCTTTACCTGTCGCAGTTAAAGATGCTCCCTTTCCCTTTGAGAAGGCTCTTGTTCAGCTTCCCCTGCACAATCGCATCGATGGTGAGAAGAAAACTCCCCCTTTTGGCATTAGCGAAGACGTCTTCGAAGGAGGAGCAAAGGTATATCACGAACAATGTGCGGCCTGTCATGGAACACCAGGGCAGGATGTGAGCTTTGCCCAGCACATGTATCCCCAGGCCCCGCCGCTTTGGAAGAAACACGGACATCGAGGTGTCGTAGGCGTCAGTGATGACGACCCCGGCGAGACTTATTGGAAGGTTGCGAATGGAATTCGCCTGACTGGAATGCCAGCCTTCAAAGGAGTGCTCTCTGATACCGAGATGTGGCAGGTGAGCCTTTTGCTCAAGAATGCCGACCAGGGATTGCCCGATCCGGTACTGAAGATTCTTCAAGGCAAATAA
- a CDS encoding ABC transporter permease produces the protein MSELATIESQTSAPAATTGSIQTQYLRAFAGLFLRDLHVLRREVFPFVIRVCMNPMLFLFVFTFIMPNMSGGASMNPTASAMGQDFSTVLLPGLMAVAIMFSGIAAVALPLAQEFGITREIDDRVMCPLPVAAVAIEKVVFSAMQSVIAAAVVFPLAYYIPSTPVVAHVSSWPYLIAILVLASVTSGALGLTIGTTVEPKQIGLIFGVVVMPITFLGCVYYPWMALSHIRWLQIGVLVNPIVYMSEGLRSALTPTLPHMNPFLILGMLTFFLILLTWLGIRGFMRRVIG, from the coding sequence ATGTCAGAATTAGCCACGATCGAATCTCAGACTTCCGCGCCGGCGGCAACGACCGGTTCAATACAGACTCAATACTTGCGCGCCTTTGCGGGATTATTTCTGCGTGATCTACATGTTCTGCGCCGTGAGGTCTTTCCTTTTGTGATCCGCGTCTGCATGAACCCGATGCTGTTTCTCTTTGTATTCACCTTCATCATGCCGAACATGAGTGGCGGAGCATCGATGAATCCAACTGCAAGCGCGATGGGGCAAGACTTCAGCACGGTATTGCTACCCGGCTTGATGGCCGTGGCCATCATGTTTAGCGGAATTGCAGCAGTGGCGCTTCCCTTGGCTCAAGAGTTCGGTATTACCCGCGAGATTGATGACCGTGTGATGTGTCCTTTGCCGGTCGCAGCCGTTGCGATTGAAAAGGTCGTTTTTTCTGCCATGCAGAGCGTGATTGCGGCAGCGGTCGTTTTTCCACTGGCATACTACATTCCTTCCACTCCAGTGGTGGCGCATGTCTCAAGTTGGCCTTATCTGATTGCGATCCTTGTGTTGGCGTCGGTAACGTCGGGGGCGCTCGGCCTGACCATCGGCACGACGGTCGAACCAAAGCAGATCGGCCTGATCTTCGGTGTCGTTGTAATGCCGATCACCTTCCTGGGCTGCGTCTACTATCCCTGGATGGCGCTTAGCCACATCCGCTGGCTCCAGATTGGAGTTCTGGTGAATCCGATTGTGTATATGAGCGAGGGACTACGCTCTGCGCTCACGCCAACACTGCCGCACATGAATCCTTTCCTGATCCTGGGCATGTTGACGTTCTTCCTGATTCTGCTGACCTGGTTGGGAATCCGTGGATTTATGCGCCGAGTGATCGGTTAG
- a CDS encoding porin family protein, giving the protein MFGFRFRVKYAAAALAAVFVASGASSLQAQFFPHPRRETNANRRARIERTIQDTYSHKWEVGGGGGYLRFRSGELLQKNNEVTFFLSGTRFFDPKFGIVGDVRGAYGHAKVGNTIYNINNPQISQYTFMGGPLYRFYRGEKFGVSVFGTAGAGIGKFDSGSKGIPAQNLGLWPSETRAVFSAGANLDYNFYPNLAFRITPTYLGSTWGGTVQNNLGVNLGVVYRFGRINK; this is encoded by the coding sequence ATGTTCGGTTTCAGGTTTCGTGTGAAATATGCGGCAGCCGCGCTGGCCGCCGTCTTTGTCGCCAGTGGAGCGAGCTCCCTTCAGGCCCAGTTTTTCCCTCATCCACGACGGGAAACGAATGCCAATCGCAGAGCTCGTATCGAGCGGACCATTCAGGATACGTACAGCCATAAGTGGGAGGTCGGCGGAGGCGGCGGCTATCTCCGGTTCCGCTCCGGCGAACTTCTGCAGAAGAACAATGAAGTTACCTTCTTCCTGTCAGGAACCCGCTTCTTCGATCCGAAGTTCGGCATCGTGGGGGACGTGCGCGGAGCCTATGGCCATGCCAAGGTTGGGAATACGATCTATAACATCAACAACCCCCAGATTTCTCAGTACACCTTTATGGGCGGCCCGCTTTACCGCTTCTATCGCGGAGAAAAGTTCGGCGTCAGCGTTTTCGGTACAGCGGGCGCCGGGATCGGAAAGTTCGACAGCGGCTCCAAGGGAATCCCTGCGCAGAATCTGGGCCTCTGGCCGTCGGAAACACGAGCGGTCTTCTCCGCAGGCGCGAACCTTGACTACAACTTCTATCCGAACCTCGCGTTCCGGATCACCCCAACCTATCTGGGGTCGACCTGGGGAGGAACCGTTCAGAACAACCTGGGCGTAAACCTCGGAGTCGTTTACCGCTTCGGGCGAATCAATAAGTAA
- a CDS encoding DUF481 domain-containing protein, which produces MNILLQNSSPFCPRRYRGFAYGVVAAAIFATLFSVSSRAQDKPAAPDVVVLKNGDQLTGKFERSVGTDITFKSDIVGEVTIPMDKVRELRSNSNFVVLQKNEKITRQPKQAGTLALEDSTLTETIPGIAPQTIPAKNVAYVVDGATYNKELNGNPGFFHGWNGAITGGATVLQSSSYGQTLTAGISLIRAIPSVAYLPPRTRTTFNLLETYGKLTQPVIPNPTNLPAAVAKTSIFHTDFEHDKYITPRFYMLGDLSFDHNFAQGMNLQQIYGVGAGYTILQDAVQQLDAKADLHYSQLKYIAPIQPPPPAGPIPQTPDLNLIGSTFGEAYKRTLPGKILLTQSGTYIQSWNNTDAWSAIGSLGLALPVYHRFSLSMNLLDNYLNLPSPGFNKNSLQFVTGVTYTLR; this is translated from the coding sequence ATGAATATTCTTCTGCAGAATTCTTCCCCTTTCTGCCCTCGCCGTTATCGAGGTTTCGCGTACGGCGTTGTGGCCGCAGCCATCTTCGCCACTTTGTTCTCCGTTTCGTCCCGAGCACAGGACAAGCCAGCCGCCCCCGATGTGGTTGTTCTGAAAAACGGAGACCAGTTGACCGGCAAGTTCGAGCGGAGCGTTGGAACCGATATCACTTTCAAGAGCGACATTGTGGGCGAGGTCACCATCCCCATGGATAAGGTGAGAGAGCTGCGCTCCAACAGCAACTTCGTCGTTCTACAGAAGAATGAAAAGATTACCCGCCAGCCCAAACAGGCCGGAACCCTCGCCCTGGAGGACAGCACCCTCACGGAGACAATTCCAGGCATCGCGCCCCAAACGATTCCCGCGAAAAACGTTGCTTATGTCGTCGATGGCGCGACTTACAACAAAGAGTTGAATGGGAATCCCGGCTTCTTCCACGGATGGAACGGCGCCATTACCGGCGGAGCGACTGTACTACAGTCCAGCTCTTACGGCCAAACCCTTACTGCCGGCATCTCCTTGATTCGCGCGATCCCGTCTGTCGCTTATCTCCCACCCCGCACCCGTACGACCTTCAACCTGCTGGAGACTTATGGCAAGCTGACTCAGCCGGTGATTCCCAACCCCACAAACCTGCCCGCTGCGGTGGCGAAGACCAGCATCTTCCATACTGACTTCGAGCACGACAAGTACATTACCCCGCGCTTTTACATGCTGGGAGATCTGTCTTTCGACCATAACTTTGCTCAGGGCATGAACCTCCAGCAGATCTACGGCGTGGGCGCTGGATACACGATTCTTCAGGATGCAGTTCAGCAACTCGATGCAAAGGCTGATCTTCACTACTCACAGTTGAAGTACATCGCTCCTATCCAACCACCGCCACCGGCAGGACCTATTCCTCAGACACCCGATTTGAACCTTATCGGTTCCACCTTCGGGGAGGCATACAAGAGAACGCTACCGGGCAAGATTCTCCTAACCCAAAGCGGGACTTACATTCAGTCGTGGAACAACACGGATGCCTGGTCAGCTATTGGATCTTTGGGCCTGGCGCTTCCGGTGTACCACCGTTTCAGCCTGAGCATGAACCTGCTGGATAACTATCTGAATCTTCCCAGTCCGGGATTCAACAAGAACAGCTTGCAGTTTGTAACGGGAGTGACCTACACACTGCGCTAA
- a CDS encoding response regulator: protein MAEYAQRRILVIDDDPMMCELLDRLLTLEGYRVDSAESGEMALRFIHAPGPAPHAVLTDLQMPGLTGASLAARMRAAWSNVCMIAMSGAEANAKMLAGFDGFLRKPFTISALNRLLTNGNPDHQELDKIQNELRILNENVYLQLKDAMGEQKLTKLYSLCLDDTRKRILQMQQACQHNDEATYLKQAHAIKGSCSMLGALEVQAIAEEIEDSGAMIEPATKLDRLLQACNRLEGMLIQYRSTTANHTTSETARRSHA, encoded by the coding sequence ATGGCCGAGTACGCACAGCGCCGCATCCTTGTCATCGATGATGACCCTATGATGTGCGAGCTGCTTGATCGGCTGCTCACCCTTGAAGGGTATCGAGTGGATTCAGCCGAATCTGGCGAAATGGCTCTTCGGTTCATACACGCTCCCGGCCCCGCTCCGCATGCCGTGCTCACCGATCTGCAGATGCCTGGACTCACAGGCGCATCGCTTGCCGCACGGATGCGCGCTGCCTGGAGCAATGTATGCATGATCGCCATGAGCGGCGCCGAGGCCAATGCAAAGATGCTTGCGGGATTCGACGGTTTCCTCCGTAAGCCCTTCACCATAAGCGCCCTTAACCGGCTGCTGACGAACGGAAACCCCGACCATCAGGAGCTGGACAAGATTCAGAACGAACTCCGCATCCTGAATGAAAACGTGTATCTCCAGTTGAAAGACGCTATGGGAGAGCAGAAACTTACAAAACTCTACTCTCTGTGCCTTGACGACACTCGAAAGCGGATCCTGCAGATGCAGCAGGCTTGTCAGCACAACGACGAAGCGACCTATCTGAAACAGGCTCACGCCATCAAAGGAAGTTGCAGTATGCTGGGGGCCCTGGAGGTCCAGGCCATTGCAGAAGAGATCGAGGATAGCGGTGCCATGATTGAACCCGCGACAAAACTCGACAGACTGTTACAGGCCTGCAATCGTCTTGAAGGTATGCTGATTCAATACAGATCAACGACTGCAAACCATACGACCAGCGAAACCGCGAGGAGAAGTCACGCATGA
- a CDS encoding SDR family oxidoreductase codes for MGYLSGKTVLVTGASSGIGRATALAFAREGARVAVCARREERLKELASELSQAGASAVHTFILDVRNRVSVEQAIAALPGEWAAIDVLVNNAGLSRGLTKVYEDDHENWEEMIDTNVKGLLYVTRAVVPGMVERGRGHVINMGSTAGYITYANGAVYCGTKAAEKAISEGLKIDLMGTPVRVTSIDPGMVETEFSEIRFRGDKERAEKVYQNITPLQPQDIADAIVWAASRPAHVNIHTVVMTTIDQANSVVFHRHS; via the coding sequence ATGGGATATTTGAGCGGCAAGACGGTTCTGGTTACAGGGGCAAGTTCCGGCATCGGCCGGGCAACTGCATTAGCATTTGCGCGAGAGGGCGCCCGTGTTGCGGTTTGTGCGCGTCGTGAAGAGCGATTGAAGGAGCTTGCAAGCGAGTTGAGTCAGGCAGGCGCTTCTGCGGTCCACACCTTCATATTGGATGTTCGCAACCGCGTCTCCGTAGAGCAGGCAATTGCTGCACTTCCTGGAGAGTGGGCGGCTATCGATGTTCTGGTCAACAATGCTGGTCTCAGCCGCGGCCTTACGAAGGTCTATGAAGACGATCACGAAAACTGGGAAGAAATGATCGACACCAACGTCAAGGGCCTGCTGTATGTCACGCGAGCGGTCGTTCCCGGCATGGTGGAGCGCGGGCGTGGCCACGTGATCAACATGGGCTCGACGGCGGGCTACATCACCTACGCCAATGGCGCTGTTTATTGTGGAACCAAGGCGGCAGAGAAAGCGATCAGCGAAGGACTGAAGATCGACCTGATGGGAACTCCTGTGCGCGTGACCTCGATCGATCCCGGAATGGTGGAGACAGAGTTCAGCGAGATTCGTTTTCGGGGAGATAAGGAGCGAGCAGAGAAGGTCTACCAGAACATTACGCCGTTGCAGCCACAAGACATTGCCGATGCCATCGTCTGGGCCGCTTCACGTCCGGCGCATGTGAACATCCATACCGTAGTGATGACGACTATCGATCAGGCGAACTCCGTCGTCTTCCATCGGCATAGCTGA
- a CDS encoding response regulator — translation MKEFGKRSTEKAIATPPVRVVVADDHPVVRFGVRNMLESEPGFEIVGEAEDGDVAITETLELEPDVLLLDVQMPRLPGLEAMRAIMDRSPRVKIILLTSTLSLQEIIEALQIGARGIVLKGSVVGDLTDAMRAVVAGDYWIGGERVINLVAALNNLIKQAAVTPERKTYGLTPRELEVVTCIVEGCSNRDIAKQFAISEETVKRHLSNVFDKTGVSTRLELALFAITHKLVSLG, via the coding sequence ATGAAGGAGTTCGGCAAGAGATCCACCGAGAAGGCCATTGCAACTCCGCCGGTTCGGGTCGTCGTCGCAGACGATCATCCCGTCGTACGCTTCGGCGTGCGAAACATGCTCGAGAGCGAGCCTGGCTTTGAGATCGTCGGCGAAGCCGAAGACGGTGACGTTGCCATCACCGAGACACTGGAACTGGAACCCGACGTCCTGCTGCTGGATGTACAGATGCCGCGTCTGCCTGGCCTCGAGGCGATGCGGGCCATTATGGATCGATCTCCGAGAGTGAAGATTATCCTGCTCACCAGCACACTCTCCCTCCAGGAGATCATTGAAGCCCTGCAGATTGGAGCAAGAGGAATCGTCCTCAAGGGCTCCGTTGTCGGCGATCTCACCGATGCTATGCGCGCCGTGGTTGCAGGAGACTACTGGATTGGCGGAGAGCGCGTCATCAACCTCGTCGCTGCGCTCAACAACCTGATCAAACAGGCCGCTGTAACACCCGAGAGAAAGACTTACGGGCTCACGCCGCGCGAACTGGAAGTCGTTACCTGCATCGTCGAAGGATGCAGTAACCGCGATATTGCCAAACAGTTCGCCATCAGCGAAGAGACCGTCAAGCGCCACCTCTCCAACGTCTTTGACAAGACCGGAGTCTCGACCCGCCTCGAACTTGCTCTATTCGCCATTACGCACAAGCTCGTTTCGCTGGGGTGA